A genomic window from Amia ocellicauda isolate fAmiCal2 chromosome 15, fAmiCal2.hap1, whole genome shotgun sequence includes:
- the LOC136772075 gene encoding C-type mannose receptor 2-like, whose protein sequence is MGCQCFQQTGDSHGVEGISHPAVLSLCVLCCVFPGICSLSSCLARQYVFVNKPLGWTDAQQYCREKHTDLASIDNAEELNRLLNIVDSAYREKVWIGLYDDLNSWQWTLADSDFFKESEYHNWNSEQPNNKGSNENCGAMDNIGGWFDDNCRHNHSFLCYQDTSDPIQKYILIDQVKSWTEAQRFCREKHTDLVSVRNQRENEEVTKAAKGQNVWIGLFRDPWKWSDKRSSSFRNWNTGEPNNFSGVDENCVTMYLDKDKRGKWNDDPCTDRFPFFCYQAKWKELMNLQFLGKHGVNLNAPAVRERLLEQIKSEWIRLGLPEDTTLRWREQADGQVFHQEEGGAETLQPQC, encoded by the exons ATGGGCTGCCAGTGTTTTCA acagacaggcgaCAGTCATGGAGTGGAGGGCATTTCTCATCCTGCTGTTCTCAG tctgtgtgtgttgtgttgtgtgtttccaGGGATCTGCAGCCTCTCCTCATGTCTTGCTCGTCAGTATGTCTTTGTGAACAAACCCCTGGGCTGGACTGACGCACAACAATACTGCCGAGAGAAACACACTGACCTGGCCTCCATTGACAACGCAGAAGAACTGAACAGACTGCTCAACATAGTAGACAGTGCTTATAGAGAAAAGGTATGGATTGGATTGTATGATGACTTGAACAGCTGGCAGTGGACGCTGGCAGACAGTGATTTCTTCAAGGAGTCTGAGTATCACAACTGGAACTCAGAGCAACCAAATAACAAGGGTAGCAATGAGAACTGTGGAGCAATGGACAATATTGGTGGATGGTTTGATGATAATTGCAGACACAACCATTCTTTCCTTTGCTATCAAG ACACCAGTGACCCCATTCAAAAATACATCCTGATTGACCAAGTGAAGAGCTGGACAGAAGCGCAGAGATTCTgtagagagaaacacacagacctGGTCAGTGTGAGGAACCAGCGTGAGAATGAGGAGGTAACGAAAGCAGCAAAGGGGCAGAATGTGTGGATCGGTCTGTTCAGAGATCCCTGGAAGTGGTCAGACAAGAGGAGCTCCTCCTTCCGCAACTGGAACACAGGCGAACCCAACAATTTTAGTGGAGTTGATGAGAACTGTGTTACAATGTATCTAGATAAGGATAAAAGAGGGAAGTGGAATGATGATCCTTGCACTGACAGGTTCCCTTTCTTCTGTTACCAAG CGAAATGGAAAGAACTAATGAACCTGCAATTCCTGGGGAAACATGGTGTGAACCTCAATGCTCCTGCAGTGAGAGAAAGACTCTTAGAGCAG ATCAAGAGTGAATGGATCAGGCTGGGTCTGCCGGAGGACACCACACTGCGCTGGAGAGAGCAGGCGGACGGGCAGGTTTTCCACCAGGAGGAGGGAGGAGCAGAGACACTGCAGCCCCAGTGCTAA